One region of Oryza sativa Japonica Group chromosome 10, ASM3414082v1 genomic DNA includes:
- the LOC136353594 gene encoding uncharacterized protein produces the protein AQVLAQQTQLMNMMMQQLQNQQNQGNNYAPPQNKLAEFLRVRPPIFSSTTNPVEAGDWLHAIEKKLDLLQCTDQEKVSFASHQLHGPASEWWDHFRLNRITAEPITWLEFTAAFRKTHIPSGVVSLKKKEFRSLTQGSRSVTEYLHEFNRLARYAPEDVRNDEERQEKFLE, from the coding sequence gcccaagttcttgctcaacagacacaactcatgaacatgatgatgcagcaacttcagaaccagcagaaccaaggaaataactATGCACCTCCTCAGaataagttagcagaatttcttcgtgtgaggccgcctattttctctagtaccactaatcctgtcgaagctggtgattggctgcatgccatagagaagaagttggatttacttcagtgcactgatcaggagaaggtctcatttgcatcacatcagttgcatggccctgcctctgaatggtgggatcacttccgtctGAATAGgattactgctgaacctatcacttggcttgaattcaccgctgctttccgaaagacgcatataccatcaggagtagtgtctctcaagaagaaggagttcaggtcgcttactcagggatctcgctctgttacggagtatctgcacgagttcaatcgtcttgctcgttatgctccggaagatgtgcgcaatgatgaagagcgtcaggagaagttcttggaa